From a region of the Candidatus Latescibacterota bacterium genome:
- a CDS encoding T9SS type A sorting domain-containing protein produces MGRNSALVFLVITLSLLSTDISAQLPSEFDWRDYGKVTDPRSQYPFGTCWAHAAIADMESKVAIRENVLYDFSESNVVSCNLNFGGAFAGGIVKIAVNYLSVWGTVLESCDPYLGYLPAMVCRNDTCDYYKVLTEWQILPADRDAIKQAIMDYGPVQVKAETDTGWNSYDGTRCKNDCEDSYCLVNHNMLIVGWDDDHHCAFEDDGVWIIKNSAGVAWGDSGYVYISYGYNGVEYNSSLITDYKDWNPDENVYFWDEHGWTTETGYGDGIDWAGVEIESAGTEWLHAVNFWAVTGPLTYDLFIYEDNLSGAPVNLIMGPVSGTVDNAGFYTVDLPELIPMTAGDPVYIVMRFNGYGASAPIPIDDTGAMEAGKNYISNNGSSWEAIDYAGVALGDIGIRGRTTTQIERGDFGFYNTFFPSWVQGYPGQTISQSVRPANFATLVTTPCNGPDSVSVHAYDSQGWSMTGDPAFGAGTFLGAGDLSFQWINVTIPCWASPGMIDTVFIYTTYFEDGQSLGEHVDCTDPNWFLDDPYWSSDTLIIEVAELTQPFHIVEQPTVDIPVGQRPVSVKFEIINDDPCCGSPYGYIYTIESEGYIGESIDQYGVIAAVCGEETGITFAVLDTRYADICDYDSLTMIAMYMGDLSKRDTFVQVVHATEMTGDPDLPELPEQYTLEQNHPNPFNPNTEIRYSLPEGGRVLIEIFDVSGRRIVVLVDEHQEAGYRSIDWDGRSSDGSSVASGIYFYRMIAGDWIARRKMVLLR; encoded by the coding sequence GTGGGCCGCAACTCGGCATTGGTATTTCTGGTTATCACTTTGTCATTATTATCAACCGACATTTCGGCTCAACTGCCATCAGAATTCGACTGGCGGGATTACGGCAAGGTCACTGATCCCAGATCACAGTATCCTTTTGGTACTTGCTGGGCTCACGCGGCGATCGCTGATATGGAGTCGAAGGTGGCTATACGGGAGAACGTTCTCTATGATTTTTCAGAAAGCAACGTCGTATCTTGCAACCTCAATTTCGGAGGAGCGTTTGCGGGAGGCATAGTGAAAATAGCGGTGAACTACCTCTCGGTATGGGGAACGGTCCTTGAGTCATGCGATCCGTATCTCGGATACCTTCCTGCCATGGTCTGCCGGAACGATACCTGCGATTACTATAAGGTGCTCACCGAGTGGCAGATACTGCCAGCGGACAGGGACGCTATCAAGCAGGCGATCATGGATTATGGCCCCGTACAGGTGAAGGCTGAAACCGATACAGGGTGGAACAGCTACGATGGGACCCGATGTAAAAATGATTGTGAAGATAGTTACTGTCTGGTCAATCACAACATGCTGATCGTTGGATGGGACGACGATCATCATTGCGCTTTTGAAGATGATGGAGTTTGGATAATCAAGAATTCAGCAGGCGTCGCCTGGGGAGATTCCGGTTATGTGTACATATCGTATGGATATAACGGAGTGGAATACAACAGCAGTCTGATTACTGATTACAAGGATTGGAACCCTGATGAAAACGTTTATTTCTGGGACGAGCACGGCTGGACCACCGAGACAGGATATGGTGACGGCATCGACTGGGCAGGAGTCGAGATAGAATCAGCCGGAACGGAGTGGCTGCATGCTGTGAACTTCTGGGCGGTTACGGGCCCCCTGACATACGACCTGTTTATCTATGAGGATAATCTTTCGGGAGCGCCCGTGAACCTTATCATGGGTCCGGTGTCCGGAACAGTCGATAATGCGGGGTTCTATACAGTCGACTTGCCGGAGCTCATTCCCATGACCGCAGGCGATCCGGTGTATATCGTCATGCGGTTTAACGGGTATGGCGCTTCCGCACCGATCCCGATCGATGATACCGGAGCGATGGAGGCCGGGAAAAACTATATCAGCAATAACGGGTCCTCCTGGGAGGCGATCGATTACGCAGGTGTCGCATTAGGCGATATCGGCATCAGGGGCAGGACGACCACTCAGATCGAACGAGGGGATTTCGGATTCTACAATACCTTCTTTCCGTCGTGGGTCCAGGGATATCCAGGGCAGACGATCAGCCAATCTGTCAGGCCGGCAAACTTTGCCACGCTCGTCACGACTCCCTGTAACGGCCCGGATTCCGTCAGCGTACATGCATATGACAGCCAGGGCTGGAGTATGACAGGTGACCCGGCTTTCGGGGCGGGAACATTTCTTGGAGCCGGAGACCTCAGTTTCCAATGGATAAACGTCACTATCCCGTGCTGGGCATCACCGGGGATGATCGATACAGTCTTCATCTATACGACCTACTTCGAAGACGGCCAGTCCCTCGGGGAGCATGTGGACTGTACTGATCCAAACTGGTTCCTTGATGACCCATACTGGTCATCGGACACACTCATTATCGAGGTCGCCGAGCTTACGCAGCCGTTTCACATTGTCGAACAGCCAACGGTCGATATCCCCGTGGGACAGAGACCCGTGTCGGTGAAGTTCGAGATCATAAACGATGACCCATGTTGTGGCTCACCCTACGGTTATATATATACAATAGAAAGCGAGGGGTATATCGGCGAATCGATCGACCAGTATGGTGTGATCGCGGCTGTTTGCGGCGAGGAGACAGGTATTACCTTTGCCGTCCTCGACACCCGTTACGCCGATATATGCGACTACGACTCTTTGACCATGATCGCTATGTACATGGGGGATCTGTCGAAGAGAGACACCTTCGTGCAAGTGGTCCATGCGACCGAGATGACTGGCGATCCCGATCTCCCGGAACTTCCCGAACAGTACACTCTCGAGCAGAACCATCCGAATCCGTTCAACCCGAATACGGAGATCAGGTACTCCCTCCCCGAGGGAGGAAGAGTACTCATCGAGATCTTCGACGTCTCGGGCAGAAGGATCGTAGTGCTGGTCGACGAGCACCAGGAAGCCGGGTACAGGTCGATCGACTGGGACGGCCGCTCCAGCGATGGTTCAAGCGTAGCTAGCGGGATCTACTTCTACCGGATGATCGCGGGAGACTGGATCGCGCGCAGGAAAATGGTGCTTCTCAGGTAG
- a CDS encoding T9SS type A sorting domain-containing protein yields MKRIAIFVLLAMTVFIFSEDVSAQLPARFDWQDYGKVTIAKNQYPYGTCWAHAAIADMESKVAIRENIIYDFSESNVVACNLNFGGAFAGGVVEYAINYLSVWGTVLEACDPYPGYLPAMVCRNDTCAYHKVITEWQKLPEDMDAIKQAIMDYGPVQVKAYTDNAWNYYDGTTCVWDQMGDCYVNHNMLITGWDDDMDCSSGTGAWIIKNSAGFMWGDLGYVYISYGFNGVEYNSTLITDYKDWDPDESVYFWDEHGWTTETGYGDGVDWARVQIESSGVEWLHAVNFWAVTGPLSYELYVYDDIIGGAPSGKLAGPVSGTVDNAGFYTIDLPVLVTMTPGDPVFIVMKLDGHGFSSPIPIDATGAMETGKNYISDNGSSWDAIDAAGASVGDIGIRGRTTTSLEHGDFAFYATFSPSWVQGYPGQTVNDLVRPANFAVLSSTPCNDEDSISVHGYDSQGWNIVGDPSFGTGLTLGPGYTYIQNVDITIPCEAVPGTIDTVCLYTTYFDDGASLGEHVDCTDPNWYHDTPYWSMDTLIIEVVENPRPLHIAEQSTIEIPAGQRPVSVRFDIFNDDLCDSPCDFTYIVESEGLVGQAIHQTGTVDDVDHGNAGMTFAVLDTRYADICDYDSLTMIAWKTSDPTKRDTFVQVVHVTEMTGDPDLPVLPEQYALEQNYPNPFNPNTEIKYSLPEGGRVLIEIFDVSGRRIVVLVDEYQEAGFRSIDWDGRSSDGSRVSSGIYFYRMIAGDWSSRRKMVLLR; encoded by the coding sequence ATGAAACGGATAGCTATATTCGTACTACTCGCAATGACAGTATTTATTTTCTCAGAAGATGTTTCGGCTCAACTGCCGGCCAGGTTCGACTGGCAGGATTATGGAAAGGTCACCATAGCCAAGAACCAGTACCCCTACGGCACCTGCTGGGCCCATGCGGCGATCGCGGATATGGAGTCGAAAGTAGCGATACGGGAAAATATCATCTATGACTTTTCAGAGAGTAACGTTGTAGCCTGTAACCTCAACTTTGGCGGGGCGTTTGCCGGAGGGGTAGTCGAATACGCTATAAACTATCTCTCGGTCTGGGGAACGGTCCTCGAAGCATGTGACCCGTATCCAGGATATCTCCCTGCCATGGTCTGCAGAAATGATACTTGTGCTTACCACAAGGTGATCACTGAGTGGCAGAAACTGCCCGAGGATATGGATGCTATTAAGCAGGCGATCATGGATTACGGCCCTGTTCAGGTCAAAGCTTATACCGATAACGCGTGGAACTATTACGATGGGACCACATGTGTGTGGGACCAAATGGGCGACTGTTATGTCAACCACAACATGCTGATCACTGGATGGGACGACGACATGGACTGCTCTTCTGGAACTGGTGCCTGGATTATCAAGAATTCAGCCGGTTTTATGTGGGGGGATCTTGGGTATGTCTATATATCATATGGATTTAATGGAGTGGAATATAACAGTACACTCATCACCGACTACAAGGACTGGGACCCCGATGAGAGCGTCTACTTCTGGGATGAGCATGGCTGGACCACAGAGACTGGATATGGTGACGGTGTCGACTGGGCAAGAGTCCAGATAGAGTCGTCAGGAGTGGAGTGGCTGCACGCGGTGAACTTCTGGGCTGTGACCGGGCCACTTTCATACGAACTTTACGTCTATGACGACATCATCGGGGGGGCACCGTCAGGTAAACTGGCAGGGCCAGTTTCCGGGACAGTCGATAACGCGGGATTCTATACGATCGACCTGCCGGTATTAGTAACGATGACCCCGGGCGACCCTGTATTCATAGTCATGAAACTCGACGGACATGGGTTCTCCTCTCCAATACCGATCGACGCTACGGGCGCGATGGAGACCGGGAAAAACTATATCAGCGACAACGGGTCCTCATGGGACGCGATCGATGCCGCCGGCGCCTCGGTCGGCGATATCGGCATCAGGGGCAGAACTACCACATCACTGGAACACGGAGATTTCGCGTTCTACGCGACCTTCTCTCCGTCGTGGGTCCAGGGATATCCGGGACAGACGGTCAATGATCTGGTCAGGCCGGCAAACTTCGCCGTACTCTCCTCGACGCCCTGCAACGATGAAGATTCGATCAGTGTACATGGCTACGACAGCCAGGGATGGAATATCGTGGGAGATCCGTCATTCGGAACAGGGCTGACACTTGGCCCCGGCTATACATATATTCAAAATGTAGACATCACTATTCCCTGTGAAGCAGTGCCGGGGACTATCGATACTGTCTGTCTATATACGACATATTTCGATGATGGCGCTTCCCTTGGAGAGCATGTCGACTGTACCGATCCGAACTGGTACCACGACACGCCCTATTGGTCAATGGACACTCTCATTATTGAGGTGGTCGAGAATCCACGACCTCTCCATATAGCTGAGCAATCCACGATCGAGATTCCCGCCGGGCAGAGACCGGTTTCAGTAAGATTCGACATATTTAACGACGACCTGTGTGATAGCCCATGCGACTTCACATATATCGTCGAAAGTGAGGGTCTTGTCGGCCAGGCGATACACCAGACAGGTACGGTCGACGATGTCGATCATGGAAATGCGGGCATGACCTTCGCCGTCCTCGACACCCGTTACGCCGATATATGCGATTACGACTCGCTGACGATGATTGCGTGGAAGACGAGCGATCCGACCAAAAGGGACACATTCGTGCAGGTCGTCCACGTGACCGAGATGACAGGCGATCCTGATCTCCCGGTGCTTCCCGAGCAGTATGCTCTGGAGCAGAACTATCCGAACCCGTTCAATCCGAATACAGAGATAAAGTATTCTCTCCCCGAAGGAGGAAGAGTACTCATAGAGATCTTCGACGTCTCAGGCAGAAGGATAGTGGTGCTTGTCGACGAGTATCAGGAAGCCGGGTTCAGGTCGATCGACTGGGACGGCCGCTCCAGCGATGGTTCGCGCGTATCGAGTGGGATCTACTTCTACAGGATGATCGCGGGAGACTGGTCGTCGCGCAGGAAGATGGTATTGCTCAGATGA
- a CDS encoding PEGA domain-containing protein, whose amino-acid sequence MMMASEMTWMRSASIQVRVISLAVAISLLAGITAPVFSQEEIFTKWEEIGLLRARGEYKQAVSSLRKILIDYPDDGRIQRRAWNLLVHTMYKMNNEEEALATARQALELYPDLSVNPAILPEWMNETYSELRSSMYGALTVTGPEGAELFLDSDSLGTAPFSIDYLRTGNYSLTAEKNGYHARIDTIRIDPSETLTFGMTLERKKDKKWWLYRVGPVVVAGIIAIIGFTSGSGDDPVVEDPLPDPPDPPAN is encoded by the coding sequence ATGATGATGGCTTCAGAAATGACATGGATGCGATCTGCTTCTATTCAAGTGAGAGTGATCTCGCTGGCTGTTGCCATATCCCTTCTAGCAGGAATAACAGCGCCGGTATTCTCTCAGGAGGAGATCTTCACCAAGTGGGAGGAGATCGGGCTGCTCAGGGCGAGAGGCGAATACAAGCAGGCTGTGTCGAGCCTGAGAAAGATCCTCATCGATTATCCCGATGACGGACGGATACAGAGGAGAGCCTGGAATCTACTGGTCCATACGATGTACAAAATGAACAACGAAGAGGAGGCGCTGGCGACAGCCAGACAGGCCCTTGAGCTATACCCCGATCTTTCCGTAAATCCAGCCATACTGCCCGAATGGATGAACGAGACTTACAGTGAGCTTAGAAGCTCGATGTACGGGGCACTCACAGTGACTGGGCCGGAAGGGGCCGAACTCTTTCTCGACAGCGATTCACTCGGCACGGCGCCCTTCAGTATAGACTATCTCAGAACAGGTAATTACAGCCTGACCGCTGAAAAAAATGGCTATCACGCGCGTATAGATACAATCCGCATAGATCCGAGCGAGACCCTGACGTTCGGAATGACGCTTGAGCGAAAGAAAGACAAAAAGTGGTGGCTCTACCGCGTGGGCCCTGTAGTGGTCGCGGGAATAATCGCTATCATCGGTTTTA